The stretch of DNA CCCCTGCGCTCCCGCTCTCCGAAGTCCGCGATCCAACCGGGGCGGGGGACACCTTCGCAGGCGGGTTCATGGGATACGTGGCCAAGGCCGGCAGTCTCTCGGGCGACGACCTGAAGCGCGCGGCCGTATGCGGCAGCGTGATGGCTTCTTTTCAGGTGGAGGACTTCGGGCTCGACAGGCTGCGCAACCTCACGCACGACGAGATCGACAAAAGGTTTGAAACCTTCTGCGAGCTGGCCTCTTTCGGACGTGATCCTATTTTCGCTGATTAGGATCGAGGGGGAGTCAGTCTTCCCATCTGGACGGCGGTTTGACGTCCTTCTCGTAATCATCCACCCTCTTGTAGATGACCTTCTCCTCGACGTTCTCCTGCTGAGGGTCGATGGCTGCAGGGTACCCGATTTCGTCGCTGCCCTGCGGGGGGTAGGCGTCCGGTTTGTAGCCCGGATCAGATCCCATGTGCAGATCAGAGGGCCGCTCCTTTACTTCGTCCTTGGGAAAATAAAGCGGTTGCCCGGCCTTCTGCTCCTGTGCAAGGGCGGGCAGCGCGATGGCCGCGACAAGGGCTGCGCAAAGAAGCGCTGCTGAGAACGTGATTTTCATCGTTTCACCTCCATGCGCATGATACCACCAAATCGCCCTGATATGAACGATTATTGTGGTCGGGCGGGTTGCGGAGAGGGACCTTTTTTGCGTATACTGAGCCGTCGAGGGCAAAGATGAGACGCGTGAGCGAGTCGATAATCATGAAGAGGGTGGCTTATGGCGAGGCCGATTGGATCGTCACCTTTTTCACCCGCGACATGGGCAGGCTCTCCGGCATGGCCAGGTCCGCCCGCCTCTCCAGACGCCGCTTCGGCGGCGCGCTCGAGCCGGGGACCGTGGTCGAGATGAGCTATAGCACGGGCCGCAACTACGGGCTCGCGAGGTTGGAGGAGGCGCAGATCCTGCTTCCCATGAACGGCGTCATGAAAAGCCTGGAGAGGATAGGCGCGGTCGCGCGTGCGCTGGCCCTCGCGCTGGCGTTTCTTCAGGAGAACGAGTCGAACCCGGAGAAATTCGACCTGCTGCGCGCAAGGCTGATGAGTCTCTCCGGATCCGACCCGATACCTCATGAGGGGGCGGCCTTCGAGCTCCGTTGGCTTGCGCTGTGCGGATACGCGCCGGAGATTGTTCGTTGCGCCAGGTGCGGAGCCGACGTCGCGGATGCGCGGGGATGGTCGTTCGACTTCGCAGGGGGAGGGTTGTCCTGCGGGTCGTGCAAGGCAGGCCCGGAGTCAATGGGGCTTTCGATTGCGGCTCACAGGGGTTTTTCTTTCCTCACAGGCAAAGGGGAGAGCGATGCCGTCTCGGCTGAGGCGGCGTCTAGGGTCCTCGGCAGATACATAGATCACGTGCTTGGCCAGCCGCTGGGGGTGAGATAGTCCCATGCGCATAATAGAAGAAAAACCGGAGATATGGCCGTTCATCCTCCTGTCGCTCATCATCCACGCGATCATGTTCCTCCTAGCGCCTATGGTGCTCATGCCCCGGTTCCTCACCGCTTCGAAGGAGGAAAAGATCATCCCGGTGGAGATCATCACGGAGAAGGCTGCGAAGCTCCGTATCGCGGACATCGAAAAACCGGCTGTGGAGAAGAAGCCGGAGAAGACCAAATTCCTGGGCATGTACGACAGCTCTGTGCCGGATGAGGTCGTGGGAATCATGAGAAAACCGGGTTCCATGGGCAGGCAGGGCGCTCGCCCTAAGAGCGAGGCCAAGGCGCAGCCGAAGAAGCGGGCGGCCGACAAGTTGCTCGCGTTCGACGAACAGATCTTCGAGAAAAAGGCCAAGGCCCCGAAGAGCGATTCGCCGCCAGGCAACGCAGGCTCGATGGACGATTTCTACCCTGACTTCAGGCGTGGGCCCCATACCTATCTCAACGTGCTGCGCTATCCGGACGTGGAGTATTTCGTGAGGCTCAAGCGCGCGTTCAAGGTGGCCTTCAACCCGGAGCCTTCGCTCAGGGAGCACTTCTCCTTGAACCAGGTGGCGCGCGGCTCGGTGGACGTGGTGCTCGGGGTCTCTGTGGACAGCTCCGGGAGCCTCGCAGAGCTCTTCATCATGCGCAGCTCCGGCATACCGGGATATGACAACGAGTCCATGAGGACCGTGCGCGCGTCGGCGCCTTTTTCTTCGCCGCCTAAAAAGTTTCTGGAGGACGACGGCCTGCTCAGGATGAGCTGGACCTTCAGCGTCTATCTATAACGCACCGAGCGGAGGGATGGAATGGCAAAAGAGATGATAGCCGAGACCAGGCTGGATTACGACGGCGAAAAGACGGAGTCTTTTTTTGGCAAGCGGCCCCCGATTGAACTGGCCGGCCTATCGGAGATGGAGTCGAAGCCCCTCGCATGGACCCCGCCGCACATCTACGTGGCTGCCATCGAGAGCTGTTTTCTCCTGACCTTGCTCGCAGTCGCCGGCAAGATGAGGATGAATATCAAGTCGTACTCCTCTGAGGCTGAGGGGAAGATCGTCTCGTCCGACGGGTCGCACATGGAGGTCTCGGAGGTGGTCATCAGGCCCAGGGTCGAGATCGAAGGTGGCGCTGACGCCGGAAAGACAGCCAAGCTCTTCGAGATGGCAAAAGATTATTGCCTGGTCGCGCGCTCGGTGAAGACCCGCATAAAGATCGAGAATCCCTGAATCAGACGAAGAGGGCCAGGCTCATCGCCATGACCGCCATTCCTCCCACGAGTCCGTAGATGGAGAGGTGGTGCTCCCCGTACTCGCGCGCGGCGGGCAGAAGCTCGTCGAACGAGATGAAGACCATTATCCCCGCGACTGCGGCGAAGAGGATGCCGAACGTGACATCGTTGAGAAAAGGCCTGAGGAGCAGATAGCCGGTCAGGGCGCCCACGGGTTCGGCCAGCCCGGACATGAAGGAATATGCGAACGCCCTGCGCCTGCTGCCGGTCGCGTAGTAGATCGGCACTGAAACCGATATGCCTTCCGGGATGTTGTGTATGGCTATGGCGACCGCTATCGCGATTCCGAGCGAAGGGTCCGAGAGCGCGGCCACGAAGGTCGCGAGCCCCTCGGGGAAATTGTGTATCGTTATGGCGAGCGCCACGAATATCCCGGTTCGATGGAGTTTCTTGTACTTATTCTCTATCGCAGGCCTGCCGATCTCCTCGAGCGTGTGCGCTTCATGCGGGTTTTCGTCCGACGGCGTCAACTTGTCGATGATCGCAATCAGTGCGATGCCTGCGAAAAAAGAGGCGATCGTGAGCCAGTAGCCAGGCCTTTCGCCCATCGCACCCGCAAGCCTCTCCTTTGCCTTGAAGAATATCTCGACCATCGAGACGTAGATCATAACGCCTGCGGAAAAACCCAGAGATACCGAGAGGAAGCGGCGGCTGGTCGCCTTTCCAATGAAAGCGATGATGCTCCCTATGCCTGTCGCGAGTCCGGCCAGGAGCGTGAGAAGGAATGCAAGGTAGACGTTATTCATTGTATTTTATCGCCTTGCACTCCGCGGTCGGCATGCCGATGATGGTTGAGTCGGTCTGCTGGTAATAGCAGCCCCCGTCGAAGGG from bacterium encodes:
- a CDS encoding OsmC family protein; the encoded protein is MAKEMIAETRLDYDGEKTESFFGKRPPIELAGLSEMESKPLAWTPPHIYVAAIESCFLLTLLAVAGKMRMNIKSYSSEAEGKIVSSDGSHMEVSEVVIRPRVEIEGGADAGKTAKLFEMAKDYCLVARSVKTRIKIENP
- the zupT gene encoding zinc transporter ZupT; its protein translation is MNNVYLAFLLTLLAGLATGIGSIIAFIGKATSRRFLSVSLGFSAGVMIYVSMVEIFFKAKERLAGAMGERPGYWLTIASFFAGIALIAIIDKLTPSDENPHEAHTLEEIGRPAIENKYKKLHRTGIFVALAITIHNFPEGLATFVAALSDPSLGIAIAVAIAIHNIPEGISVSVPIYYATGSRRRAFAYSFMSGLAEPVGALTGYLLLRPFLNDVTFGILFAAVAGIMVFISFDELLPAAREYGEHHLSIYGLVGGMAVMAMSLALFV
- the recO gene encoding DNA repair protein RecO; the protein is MRRVSESIIMKRVAYGEADWIVTFFTRDMGRLSGMARSARLSRRRFGGALEPGTVVEMSYSTGRNYGLARLEEAQILLPMNGVMKSLERIGAVARALALALAFLQENESNPEKFDLLRARLMSLSGSDPIPHEGAAFELRWLALCGYAPEIVRCARCGADVADARGWSFDFAGGGLSCGSCKAGPESMGLSIAAHRGFSFLTGKGESDAVSAEAASRVLGRYIDHVLGQPLGVR
- a CDS encoding TonB family protein, coding for MRIIEEKPEIWPFILLSLIIHAIMFLLAPMVLMPRFLTASKEEKIIPVEIITEKAAKLRIADIEKPAVEKKPEKTKFLGMYDSSVPDEVVGIMRKPGSMGRQGARPKSEAKAQPKKRAADKLLAFDEQIFEKKAKAPKSDSPPGNAGSMDDFYPDFRRGPHTYLNVLRYPDVEYFVRLKRAFKVAFNPEPSLREHFSLNQVARGSVDVVLGVSVDSSGSLAELFIMRSSGIPGYDNESMRTVRASAPFSSPPKKFLEDDGLLRMSWTFSVYL